GGGATGACGACGCCGGCGTCGATCGTCCCCCGGCTGATCGCCGCCCCGAGACGGTCCGCGGAGAGGTAATACCCGCCCAGGCGGAAGCTCCGGCTCTGGGTGAGTTCGGCCACCAGCTCGCGGCTCTCCGGGGTGCCGCTGTCGTCGACCACGCCCAGGCTCACGTTCGACACGTCCGCGTTCAGCACCGATCCCAGGAGCAGCAGCTGGAGGACCGGGGCGACGGTGAGCGAGAAGACCAGACGGCGGTCGCGGAGGATCTGCCGGAACTCCTTCGCCAGGAGGGCGCGGAAGCGGCCCGAGACGAGCCCGCCGAGGAGCGCGCTCATCCGCCGCTCAATCCGGGAGCTGCATCCGGCGCATCGTCCGCCACGCCACTCCGTAGAAGATCGTCCCGATCACGCCGATGATCAGAACCTTGTACCACGTCGTCACCCACCCGCCGGCCTGTAGAAACGCGTCGCGCACAACCTCAATGTAATACCGCCCCCACACCAGATTGCTGATCCAGCGAAGACCGGCGGGGATATTCTCGATCGGGAACAAGAGGCCGGACAGCAGCATCACGAGGAGGAAGCCCCCGAAGGCCACCGCCTGCATCGCGGCGGCCTGGTTCGGGACCGCCGCGCCCACCATCGTGCCGAAGGCCGCGACGCAGAAGGCGTAGAGCACGGTCGCCACGAGAAACGGCGTCGGGTCGCCGGCGAAGCGGACGCCGAAATCGGTGAACAGTAAGAGCAGCAGGACGAGCGCTTCGGTGAGCGCGACGGCCACGAACGCGAGGATCTTGCCGAGCAGGAACTCGTGCGCGGAGATGCTGGACACGTAGACTTGGAGGATCGTTCGCTGCTCCCCCTCCTTCGCCATGGCGAGCGTGGCGAGCAGCGCCGGGAACATCGACAGCGCCATGACGAAGATGCCCGGCCCGTAGAACTTGGGCGTCGATTCCCCGGGATTGAACCAGAGGCGGATCGCCGTCTGGACCGGCGCGGGGTGCCCGATCCCCACCGACCCCGCATTATAGGCCTGGACGATCGTGCCGGCATCGCCGGCCACCAGCCTGGCAGTATTGGCATCCGAGCCGTCGACCAGGAGTTGGACGGCCGCCGGATCTCCACGCGCGACGTCGCGGCCGAAGTACGGCGGGATGATCAGGACGGCGCGGGCGGCGTTCAGGACGAGGGCCCGGTCCGGTTGGCGGTCGACCGGCCACGGTACCACGTGGAACGTCAGCGACGCGCGAAACGCGTCGACCAGCCGCTGCGAGGCCGTGGACTGGTCGAGGTCCTGGACCACGATCGGCACGCTGCTGACGGACAACGAGAACGCCCGGCCCAGCAGCAGGACGAGCCCGAGCGGCAACACGAGGGCCAGGACGAGCGACAGCCGGTCACGGAGGAACTGGATCAGCTCCTTCCTCGTCTGGGCCAGGGCCCGCGTCATCGATCAGGCCCCGTCGTCCGAGGCAACTTTGCCCTCCAGCCGTGCGCGCTCGACGATGCTGATGAAGACGTCTTCCAGCGAGAACCGTCCTTCGCGAGCGGCGAGGACGCGCACCCCGCCGGCCGCGAGCGTGTCCGTGAGGGTGCGGATGCCCCGCCCGGCGTCCTGGTCGGTGATGACGTGGAGCCGGTCGCCGAACAGCGAGATCCGCCAGGCCTCCGTTCCCTGCTTCAGCAGGTCCACCGCGCGCTGCGGCTGGTCCACGTTGACCTCCAGCAGGTGCCGGTGCGCCATCTCCCGGCGCTTGATGTCATCGGGGGCGCCCTCGGCGACGAGCTCGCCGGCGACCATGAGTCCGATGCGGTTGCACTGCTCCGCCTCTTCGAGGTAGTGGGTGGTCACCAGGATCGCCGTTCCGGCATCGGCCAGCCGGTTGATCATGGCCCAGAAGGCGCGGCGGGCGAGTGGATCCACACCGGAGGTCGGCTCGTCGAGAAAGAGGACGTCCGGCTCGTGCATGATCGCGGCGCCGAACGCCACGCGCTGCTTCCATCCGCCGGGCAGGCGCCCCGTGATCTCTCGTTCCTTGCCCTCGAGGCCTGAAAACGCGAGGACCCACCGGCGCTTCTCCTCGCGCTCCTCCGGGGGCACGCTGTAGACGCCGGCGAAGAAATTCAAATTTTCCTCGATCGTGAGGTCGTTGTACAGGGAGAACTTTTGCGACATGTAGCCGACCCGCTGCCGCACCGCCGTCGAGCGCAGGCTGCCGCGCTCGCCGGCGAGCTCGACCTCTCCCCCGCTTGGTTCCAGCAGGCCGCAGAGCATCTTGATCGTCGTGGTCTTGCCCGCCCCGTTGGCGCCCAGGAGTCCGTACACTTCGCCGTAGTGCACCTCGAGGTTGACGGCGTTGACCGCGGTGAACGCGCCGAATCGCTTCGTCAGATCGACGGCGCCGATCGCGGTCTGCCCGGTCCGGTCCCCGTGCGCGCGGCGCGCGGGAAAGGGCGCGGCCTGCGGCTCCTGACCGAGGCTGCGGAGGGTTGCGACAAACGTGTTTTCGAGGGTCGGGGTGTCCACGCGCACGTCTTCGATCGCGAGCCCGGACCGGCCGAGCGTGTCGCGCAGGAGGCGTTCCGCGGCGGCCGCGTCGGGCGTGAGCAGGTCGAGGCGGTCTCCAAACCGTTGGACGTCGAGGATCGTCCCCCCCAAGGCGGCCGCCTCGGCGAGGGCACGCTCGGCCTCGTCCAATTTGGGCGTGCGGATTTCGAGCCGCTGCGCGCGGAGGCGCGTCCGCAGTTCCACGGGGGTCCCGATGTCGCGCAGTGCTCCGAGATGCATCAGCGCCACGCGATGGCAGCGTTCGGCTTCGTCGAGGTAGGGCGTGGCGACGAGGATGGTGAGACCGTCGGCGGCGAGATGGGCCAGGGCGTCCCAGAACTCGCGCCGCGAGACCGGATCCACCCCGGTGGTTGGTTCGTCGAGCAGCAGCACGCGGGGCTCGGGCACCAGCGCGCAGGCCAGCGCCAGCTTCTGCTTCATGCCGCCGCTCAGCTGTCCCGCGAGGCGGCCCGCGAACCGGTCCATGCCGAACATCCGGAGGTACCGGTGCCCGCGGGATGCGGCCTCATGGGCGGGCACGTGGCGCAGGTCGCCCGTGTAGCGGATATTTTCATCCACGGTCAGGTCAGGATACAAGCTGAACGTCTGGGTGAGGTAGCCCGTCGCCGCGCGCGCGCCGCGCGCCGGGCCGCCGAACACGTCGGCCGTGCCGCGCGTGGCTTCCATGACGCCGGCGAGGATCTGGAACGTCGACGTCTTGCCCGCGCCATCGGGCCCGATCAGGCCGAAGATCTCGCCCGGGCGGACCTCGAAGGCGATCCCGCGCACCGCTTCGATGCGGCCGTACCGCTTCGAGAGATCCTGCACGCGGATCGCCGGCTGTGCCGGCGCCGTCCGCGGGCGGTCGTCGACCGTCCGCGCGGGGGTCACTGGCTGTGCCACCCTTTCCAGCCTTTCGGCCACGCCCGGCCCTGGACCAGGATCTCCCCGTCGGCGGGCATGCCGGGCTTCGCATACCCGAACGCGCCCGCGAGCTGCAACTTGACGCCGACCACCTGCTTCACGCGGTCCTCGCGGAAATAGGTGTTTTCCGGCGTGAACGTGGCTTCGGGGTCGATCCGCATCACGTAGGCGTCGACCGGCCGGTTGGGATTGGAGTCGAGGTACACGTGCGCCGGCTGGCCGATCTTGACCTTCCCGATCAAGCCTTCCGGAACGAACCCGCGGAGGTACACCTGGCCCAGATTGAGGAGGGTCACGATCGCCGTGCCGGCCGTCACGACCTCGCCTGGTTCCGCGGCCCGGGTGATCACAGTCCCGCCAAACGGCGCCCGGATCACCAGGTCCCGGCGGTTGGCCTCCGCCTCGGCGACCTTTGCGCGGGCCTGGGTCACCTGCGCGTTGGCGCTGGCGATCGTCGCCTCCTGTTGCAGGATCTGCTTCTGCACCTGCGTGGTCGCGGCGTTCCGGATGGCGGGGTTGGTGAGGCTCGCCTCGGCCGCGGTGAGGGCGCCGCGCGCGGCGTCGACCTGCCGCCGCGATGCGGCGACGGCGGCCGCCTGCTGCTCCGCGGCCGTCACCGCCTGGACGCGCTGCTGCTGGGACACGGCCCCCTGCTGCGCGAGCCGCGTGTACGCGTCCCGGTTAAAGACGGCGTTCTGGTAGGCGGCCTGCTGCTGCGCGAGATTCGCTTCGGCCGTCGCGAGCTCGGCCTGGGCCTGCCGGACCCGCCCCTGCGCGTCGGTGACCGCCTGAGCCGACTCGAGCTGGTTCTGCTGCACCTGCTGCTGGAGGACGGCGACTTGATCGCGGGCCGCCTGCGCCTGCGCCGCCGCGGTCTCGAGCGCCGCGGTGGCCTGGTCTTCCTGGGCCCGGATCTGACTGTCGTCGAGGACCGCGATCACGTCGCCGGCCCGCACGCTGTCGCCTTCCTGCACCCGGATCTCGAGGATCTTGCCGGCGACCTTCGGGGCGATCGCGGAATCGTCGCCTTCGATCCGGCCGCTCAGCGTGACGATGCTGTCCGGCACCGCGGGCGCGGCAAAGAAGGTGCGCCAGACCCACACCGCGGCCGCCGTGAGCACGAGCACGACGACCACCGGCAGAAGCTTCGGCCGCCGGCCTGCCCCTCTCGGGGGGCGGACGCGGGGCCGCGTTCCGCCGGGCGGCGCCGCCGCCGGCGAGGGCGTGCCGGCGGCCTGGGGCGTGCTCATGTCCGTTCCCGTCCTCGGACCACCGGCGCCGCGCGCCGGTGCTCGGATTTGAACTGCCGGAGATACGCGAGCGAGAAGTCGGCGATGTGGTCCGCGATCCGGTCCACTTGAGCGGGGGTCATCTCGAGCTCCGGCCACATGCGCGCGAGAATCGGCCGTCCCTGAATGTAGTGGATGGCCTGCCCGATGATGCTGTGGACGCACAGGCGCGTCTTCTCGTCGTCCGGCGGCACTCCGAGGATCGCCCCGACGATCCCGCGGAGACGGTCGTACATCGGCCGGAGGGTCTCGTTCGCCACGCGGTCCATCGCCGGGGTCGGCTGCACCCACTCGTGCAACAACACGCGAAACGGCCAATCCGGGTGCTCCGACGCGAACACGCTCCGCAGCCGCATCCGGATGAGCGTCCGCAGCAGCTCCTCGGGCGACGCGGTGCGATCGGCCAAGGCGGCCTCCACGTCCAGCGTGCGGACGAACCGCCGCAGCACCTCGGTATAGAGATTGAGCTTGTCCCCGAAGTAGTAGTTGACCGCGGCCACGTTGGCCCCGGCGCGCAGGCAGATCTCGCGCACCGTCGCCCCGTGGAAGCCGCGCTCCGCGAACATCTCCTCCGCGGCCTTGAGCACTTTCTCGCGGGTATCGTCGGAGCCCGGCTGTGTCGATGCCGGCGCCCGGTGCGCCCTGGTGTGGGAGGTTGGACGGTTCATTTCAAACAACAGTTTAATACAGTCGTTTTATCCGGTCAAGCGGCTTCGCGTCAATGAACCGCGGGGGGGCCCGGGTTGGTTAGGGTGCCGGAATGAGTGGACCGAAGCGCGACCGCATCATCTGATCTCCTCGTTCGCGCAACGCGGCGTTCCGAGCGGCGGGGGGCATGCGTAACGCTTCTGCCGTGGCCATACTTTGCTGCTGGACCCACTTGACCCGCGGTTTGCGGCGGCCGACATACGTACTCAGGGCGCTCTCCATGGTGGCCGCCGAACGCAACACTTCGGCGAGCACGTACGCGTCCTCCATCGCCATGCAGCCTCCCTGGCCCATCAGCGGTGAGCTGGCGTGCGCGGCGTCGCCGATGAGCACCACCCGGCCCGTGTACCACTCATCGACATCGACCCACTCCATCGCCGAACAGTGGACCTGTTCATCCCGCTCCAGGGCGCCGAGATATTCCCGCACGAGATCCCCGAACTCCGCAAAGCGGGCGCGAAGGCGTGCCAGCCGGCCCGCGACGGGGTCGCGAACCTTCGGCTGCATGACGTAGCCGAAGCCATACGTGCGCCCCTCGCTCACCGGGGTCAGGCCGAAAAAGCACGCATCGCCCAGCAGGAATCGCAGGGTCGTCAGGCCGCGCGGGCGGATCGGCGCAATCCCGCGCCAATTCATCGCGCCGAGATCGGCCGGCCGCGCGGTGTTGAGCGTCAGCGTACGCACGGTAGACCCGATGCCGTCGGCCCCGGCGACGAGATCGTAGTCGGCCGACGAACCATCGCTAAACCCGACCGAGGCACCGCGACGGTGCTGCGTCAACGACGTGACGGACACACCGAGTCGCTGAGGCACGGCCGCCGCGCCCGCGACCAACACGTGATGGAGCTTGGTTCGCTCGATCGCGACCCAAGGTCCCACGTCGCCCCACAGCGCCTCTAGATCGGTTTCGCAGAGTACGTCGCCCTGCTGGTCGCAGAAACACCACCGGGGGTTGATCCAACCGGCGGCCTCCACCGCCCGATCCAGACCGAGCGCGCGCAGAATGCGCATGGCGTTGGGCTGCACGCCGATCCCCGCCCCGACGGCGATCTCGTCCCAGGAGGGACTGCGCTCTACGAGTTCCGGCCGAAATCCCCGCTGGTGCAGGGCGCCGGCGAGCGTGAGGCCGGCGATTCCTCCGCCGACGATCAGGATGCGTTCAACGTCCGCCATCGGCGTGTCACGGGTAGAGCCGGTTCAGCAGACGCGGGAACGGAATCGTCTCGCGGACGTGCTCGAGGCCGCAGATCCAGGCCACGCTCCGCTCGATCCCGATCCCGAACCCGCTGTGCGGGACGGAGCCGTACCGTCGGAGGTCGAGGTACCAGGCATACTGATCGCGGGGCAGCCGGTGTTCGTCGAGGCGCCGTTCCAAGAGCGCGAAATCGTGGATCCGCTGCCCTCCCCCGACGATCTCGCCGTAGCCTTCCGACGCCAGGAGATCGGCGCCCAACACGACGTCGGGCCGCGCGGGATCCGGCTGCATGTAGAAGGCTTTGCACTGCGTCGGGTAGTGCGTGACGAACACCGGTCGGTCGAAGGCCTTGCTCAACACGGTTTCCTCGTCCCCGCCGAAGTCGTCGCCCCAGGCAATCGGATGCCCGGCGGCTTTAAGCCGCGCCACCGCCTCGTCGTAGGTGATCCTCGGAAACGGGGGCCGCACCCGCTCGAGCGGCGCGAGGTCGCGCTCGAGCGCCCGGAGCTCGCCCCCGCGGCGCTCGAGCACGCGGCCGACGACAGAGGCGACGAGGCCTTCGGCGAGGGCCATGCAGCCCTCGAGGTCGAGATAGGCCGCCTCGGGTTCGATCATCCAAAACTCGGTCAGGTGCCGCCGCGTCTTCGACTTTTCGGCCCGGAAGGCGGGACTGAAGCAGTACACGCGGCCGAACGCGGCCGCGCTCGCCTCGCTGTACAGTTG
This genomic interval from bacterium contains the following:
- a CDS encoding FAD-dependent monooxygenase, which encodes MADVERILIVGGGIAGLTLAGALHQRGFRPELVERSPSWDEIAVGAGIGVQPNAMRILRALGLDRAVEAAGWINPRWCFCDQQGDVLCETDLEALWGDVGPWVAIERTKLHHVLVAGAAAVPQRLGVSVTSLTQHRRGASVGFSDGSSADYDLVAGADGIGSTVRTLTLNTARPADLGAMNWRGIAPIRPRGLTTLRFLLGDACFFGLTPVSEGRTYGFGYVMQPKVRDPVAGRLARLRARFAEFGDLVREYLGALERDEQVHCSAMEWVDVDEWYTGRVVLIGDAAHASSPLMGQGGCMAMEDAYVLAEVLRSAATMESALSTYVGRRKPRVKWVQQQSMATAEALRMPPAARNAALRERGDQMMRSRFGPLIPAP
- a CDS encoding ATP-binding cassette domain-containing protein → MTPARTVDDRPRTAPAQPAIRVQDLSKRYGRIEAVRGIAFEVRPGEIFGLIGPDGAGKTSTFQILAGVMEATRGTADVFGGPARGARAATGYLTQTFSLYPDLTVDENIRYTGDLRHVPAHEAASRGHRYLRMFGMDRFAGRLAGQLSGGMKQKLALACALVPEPRVLLLDEPTTGVDPVSRREFWDALAHLAADGLTILVATPYLDEAERCHRVALMHLGALRDIGTPVELRTRLRAQRLEIRTPKLDEAERALAEAAALGGTILDVQRFGDRLDLLTPDAAAAERLLRDTLGRSGLAIEDVRVDTPTLENTFVATLRSLGQEPQAAPFPARRAHGDRTGQTAIGAVDLTKRFGAFTAVNAVNLEVHYGEVYGLLGANGAGKTTTIKMLCGLLEPSGGEVELAGERGSLRSTAVRQRVGYMSQKFSLYNDLTIEENLNFFAGVYSVPPEEREEKRRWVLAFSGLEGKEREITGRLPGGWKQRVAFGAAIMHEPDVLFLDEPTSGVDPLARRAFWAMINRLADAGTAILVTTHYLEEAEQCNRIGLMVAGELVAEGAPDDIKRREMAHRHLLEVNVDQPQRAVDLLKQGTEAWRISLFGDRLHVITDQDAGRGIRTLTDTLAAGGVRVLAAREGRFSLEDVFISIVERARLEGKVASDDGA
- a CDS encoding HlyD family efflux transporter periplasmic adaptor subunit — translated: MSTPQAAGTPSPAAAPPGGTRPRVRPPRGAGRRPKLLPVVVVLVLTAAAVWVWRTFFAAPAVPDSIVTLSGRIEGDDSAIAPKVAGKILEIRVQEGDSVRAGDVIAVLDDSQIRAQEDQATAALETAAAQAQAARDQVAVLQQQVQQNQLESAQAVTDAQGRVRQAQAELATAEANLAQQQAAYQNAVFNRDAYTRLAQQGAVSQQQRVQAVTAAEQQAAAVAASRRQVDAARGALTAAEASLTNPAIRNAATTQVQKQILQQEATIASANAQVTQARAKVAEAEANRRDLVIRAPFGGTVITRAAEPGEVVTAGTAIVTLLNLGQVYLRGFVPEGLIGKVKIGQPAHVYLDSNPNRPVDAYVMRIDPEATFTPENTYFREDRVKQVVGVKLQLAGAFGYAKPGMPADGEILVQGRAWPKGWKGWHSQ
- the asnS gene encoding asparagine--tRNA ligase, with the protein product MSAVRIERLGEHVGDTVEIHGWLYNLRSSGAIHFLLVRDGTGLVQAVAVRADLPSDVFAAIGALTQESSIIVEGTVREDRRAPGGYELSLRSLRVVQLAEAYPITPKEHGVDFLMDHRHLWLRSSRQWAILRVRAEIERAICDYLDGEGYIRMDTPILTPAACEGTSTLFDTPYFETHAYLAQSGQLYSEASAAAFGRVYCFSPAFRAEKSKTRRHLTEFWMIEPEAAYLDLEGCMALAEGLVASVVGRVLERRGGELRALERDLAPLERVRPPFPRITYDEAVARLKAAGHPIAWGDDFGGDEETVLSKAFDRPVFVTHYPTQCKAFYMQPDPARPDVVLGADLLASEGYGEIVGGGQRIHDFALLERRLDEHRLPRDQYAWYLDLRRYGSVPHSGFGIGIERSVAWICGLEHVRETIPFPRLLNRLYP
- a CDS encoding ABC transporter permease; this encodes MTRALAQTRKELIQFLRDRLSLVLALVLPLGLVLLLGRAFSLSVSSVPIVVQDLDQSTASQRLVDAFRASLTFHVVPWPVDRQPDRALVLNAARAVLIIPPYFGRDVARGDPAAVQLLVDGSDANTARLVAGDAGTIVQAYNAGSVGIGHPAPVQTAIRLWFNPGESTPKFYGPGIFVMALSMFPALLATLAMAKEGEQRTILQVYVSSISAHEFLLGKILAFVAVALTEALVLLLLLFTDFGVRFAGDPTPFLVATVLYAFCVAAFGTMVGAAVPNQAAAMQAVAFGGFLLVMLLSGLLFPIENIPAGLRWISNLVWGRYYIEVVRDAFLQAGGWVTTWYKVLIIGVIGTIFYGVAWRTMRRMQLPD
- a CDS encoding CerR family C-terminal domain-containing protein, which encodes MNRPTSHTRAHRAPASTQPGSDDTREKVLKAAEEMFAERGFHGATVREICLRAGANVAAVNYYFGDKLNLYTEVLRRFVRTLDVEAALADRTASPEELLRTLIRMRLRSVFASEHPDWPFRVLLHEWVQPTPAMDRVANETLRPMYDRLRGIVGAILGVPPDDEKTRLCVHSIIGQAIHYIQGRPILARMWPELEMTPAQVDRIADHIADFSLAYLRQFKSEHRRAAPVVRGRERT